The Danio rerio strain Tuebingen ecotype United States chromosome 1, GRCz12tu, whole genome shotgun sequence genome includes a region encoding these proteins:
- the ednraa gene encoding endothelin receptor type Aa isoform X2, with the protein MALIPDEEPKQQQHNNMKAQNNWDQLLVTKWPFDDSSFGLFLCKLVPFLQKASVGITVLNLCALSVDRYRAVASWSRVQGVGVPLLTAIEIFSIWVLSIILAVPEAMVFNMITFTYNNQTIRTCMLKPETDFMNFYVYWKDWWLFGFYFCVPLACTAIFYTLMTCEMLHHRDGSLRIALSEHLKQRREVAKAVFCLVLIFALCWFPLHLSRLLKKMVYVPNDERRCDLLNFLLIMDYFGINLATVNSCINPIILYFVSKKFKNCFKSCLCCWCYSNNQVSSSGPVNGTSIQCKNHEPGNLYTDRVRKYSD; encoded by the exons CTGCTGGTCACAAAGTGGCCATTTGATGACAGCTCCTTTGGACTCTTCCTGTGCAAACTTGTGCCATTCCTCCAGAAAGCGTCTGTTGGGATTACAGTGCTCAATCTATGTGCTTTGAGTGTGGACAG GTACAGGGCTGTAGCCTCCTGGAGCAGAGTGCAGGGGGTCGGCGTTCCTCTTCTTACTGCCATCGAGATCTTCTCCATCTGGGTGCTGTCCATTATTTTGGCAGTACCTGAGGCAATGGTCTTCAACATGATCACCTTCACCTACAATAATCAAACCATCCGCACATGCATGCTCAAGCCTGAAACTGACTTCATGAAT TTCTATGTGTATTGGAAAGATTGGTGGTTATTTGGCTTCTACTTCTGTGTGCCTCTGGCCTGCACGGCTATTTTCTACACACTCATGACCTGTGAAATGCTACACCACAGAGATGGAAGCCTTCGCATCGCCCTCAGTGAACACCTTAAGCAG CGGCGTGAAGTGGCTAAAGCCGTCTTCTGTTTAGTGCTGATCTTTGCTCTCTGCTGGTTCCCTCTGCATCTCAGCAGACTGCTTAAGAAAATGGTTTATGTTCCAAACGATGAAAGACGTTGTGACCTGCTCAA CTTCCTGTTGATCATGGATTATTTTGGTATCAACTTGGCGACTGTGAACTCTTGCATCAACCCCATCATCCTCTACTTTGTCAGCAAGAAGTTCAAGAATTGCTTTAAG TCCTGCTTGTGCTGCTGGTGTTACTCTAACAACCAGGTGTCCAGTTCAGGTCCAGTGAACGGCACAAGCATTCAGTGCAAAAACCATGAGCCCGGCAACCTCTACACCGACAGAGTCCGGAAATACAGCGACTGA